Proteins from one bacterium genomic window:
- a CDS encoding mechanosensitive ion channel family protein, with the protein MNALLSKLGLSGLMTAEQFADVLRALLILAVGLLLARLAGAAAGRAVGARLGKQESMLVKRGVFYGLAVLLIATTLNQLGFQLSVLLGAAGVLTVAVGFASQTSASNLISGLFLIAERPFLVGDFITVEGTTGEVLSIDLLSVKMRTFDNLYVRVPNEAIIKARITNLTHFPLRRVDVKVGVAYKEDLSRVQDVLRRVADANPLCLDEPEPLFIFKGYGDSALEMQYSVWGKRENYLALLNAIHLEIKAAFDAEGIEIPFPHRTLYTGSVTEAFPVRVVETRAEDS; encoded by the coding sequence ATGAACGCGTTGTTGAGTAAACTGGGCCTGAGCGGCCTGATGACGGCGGAGCAGTTCGCGGACGTGCTGCGCGCCCTGCTGATCCTGGCGGTGGGACTGCTGCTGGCGCGCCTGGCCGGCGCGGCCGCGGGGCGGGCCGTCGGCGCCCGCCTCGGCAAGCAGGAGTCGATGCTCGTCAAGCGCGGCGTCTTCTACGGGCTGGCCGTGCTGCTGATCGCCACGACCCTGAATCAGCTCGGCTTCCAGCTCAGCGTGCTGCTCGGCGCCGCCGGGGTCCTCACCGTGGCCGTCGGCTTCGCCTCGCAGACCTCGGCCTCCAACCTGATCAGCGGGCTGTTCCTGATCGCCGAGAGGCCTTTCCTCGTCGGCGACTTCATCACCGTCGAGGGCACGACCGGCGAGGTGCTGTCCATCGACCTGCTGTCGGTGAAGATGCGCACCTTCGACAACCTGTACGTGCGCGTGCCCAACGAGGCGATCATCAAGGCGCGCATCACCAACCTCACGCACTTCCCCCTGCGGCGCGTGGACGTGAAGGTGGGCGTGGCCTACAAGGAGGACCTGTCCCGGGTCCAGGACGTGCTGCGCCGGGTCGCCGACGCGAATCCCCTCTGCCTCGACGAGCCCGAGCCCCTGTTCATCTTCAAGGGCTACGGAGACTCGGCCCTGGAGATGCAGTACTCCGTGTGGGGCAAGCGGGAGAACTACCTCGCGCTGCTCAACGCGATCCACCTGGAGATCAAGGCCGCCTTCGACGCCGAGGGCATCGAGATCCCCTTCCCCCACCGCACGCTGTACACGGGGTCCGTCACGGAGGCCTTCCCGGTGCGGGTCGTGGAGACCCGGGCGGAGGATTCGTGA
- a CDS encoding DUF502 domain-containing protein: MGSWLRTRFVAGLLVTVPLIITFLILRLLYRNLNGLLGPWLDRLLGWHVPGLGLLATAMLVLLMGLLAANFAGKRLIVLGEGILSRMPLVRAVYRTTKEIVAAVALPKGQGLREPVMIEYPRSGLWSYGFVTAYIEREAAGGIESLANVYLPSPPMPTSGALVAVRLDDLYYLDMSNEQAMKLIVSGGMVAPPRLTARSSVTKNDD, encoded by the coding sequence ATGGGATCCTGGCTGAGAACCCGATTCGTCGCGGGCCTGCTGGTGACGGTACCTCTGATCATCACGTTCCTTATCCTGCGTCTGCTGTACCGGAACCTCAACGGCCTGCTGGGGCCCTGGCTGGATCGGCTGCTCGGCTGGCACGTCCCGGGCCTCGGACTGCTGGCGACCGCCATGCTGGTGCTGCTGATGGGCCTGCTCGCCGCCAACTTCGCCGGCAAGCGCCTCATCGTCCTGGGCGAGGGCATCCTGAGCCGGATGCCCCTGGTGCGGGCGGTGTATCGAACCACCAAGGAGATCGTCGCCGCCGTCGCCCTGCCCAAGGGGCAGGGGCTGCGGGAACCTGTGATGATCGAGTATCCGCGGTCGGGCCTCTGGTCGTACGGCTTCGTGACCGCCTACATCGAGCGCGAGGCGGCCGGCGGGATCGAATCCCTCGCCAACGTCTACCTGCCGAGCCCGCCGATGCCCACCTCCGGGGCCCTGGTGGCCGTGCGTCTCGACGACCTCTATTACCTTGACATGTCCAACGAGCAGGCGATGAAGCTGATCGTATCGGGCGGCATGGTGGCTCCTCCGCGCCTGACGGCCCGGTCATCCGTGACGAAGAACGACGATTAG
- a CDS encoding TerC family protein, whose protein sequence is MIVWLWSGFVLLILCFLTLDLGVFHRRAHVVSLREALAWTGVWVAVALAFAALVHVLYDRHLFGLGLDPAWPLDGRTAMLQYLTGYVVEKSLSLDNIFVIAMIFSCFRVPAVFQHRVLFWGILGALVLRGAMIAAGTALIHRFDWIVYVFGAFLLVTAVRMLRSEPAPPDPERNVLVRAARRFYPVSPRFDGQRFFTRIEGRRTMTPLFLALLLVESSDVLFAVDSIPAVFAITRDPFLVFTSNVFAILGLRSLFFALASALDRFPHLKTSLVLVLAFVGVKMLVSNQFHITAAVSLPVILALLGGGVFASWRGGEKDRS, encoded by the coding sequence ATGATCGTCTGGCTCTGGTCCGGATTCGTGCTGCTCATCCTTTGTTTCCTGACCCTGGACCTGGGGGTGTTCCATCGCCGGGCCCACGTCGTGAGCCTGCGCGAAGCCCTCGCCTGGACCGGCGTCTGGGTCGCGGTGGCCCTGGCCTTCGCCGCCCTCGTCCACGTGCTCTACGACCGCCACCTGTTCGGGCTCGGCCTCGATCCCGCCTGGCCCCTGGACGGCAGGACGGCGATGCTGCAGTACCTGACCGGCTACGTGGTGGAGAAGTCGCTCAGCCTGGACAACATCTTCGTCATCGCCATGATCTTCTCCTGTTTCCGGGTGCCGGCGGTCTTCCAGCATCGCGTCCTCTTCTGGGGCATCCTCGGGGCCCTCGTGCTGCGCGGGGCGATGATCGCGGCCGGTACGGCCCTGATCCACCGCTTCGACTGGATCGTCTACGTCTTTGGAGCCTTCCTGCTGGTGACCGCGGTCCGCATGTTGCGCTCCGAGCCCGCCCCCCCGGACCCGGAACGCAACGTCCTGGTCCGCGCCGCCCGGCGGTTCTACCCGGTCAGCCCCCGCTTCGACGGCCAGCGTTTCTTCACGCGGATCGAGGGCCGGCGCACGATGACGCCACTTTTCCTCGCTCTCCTGCTCGTCGAGAGCAGCGACGTGCTCTTCGCCGTCGACTCGATCCCGGCCGTATTCGCCATCACCCGCGATCCGTTTCTGGTGTTCACCTCCAACGTATTCGCCATTCTGGGGCTCCGGTCCCTCTTCTTCGCCCTGGCGAGCGCCCTGGACCGTTTCCCGCACCTGAAGACGAGCCTGGTGCTGGTGCTGGCCTTCGTGGGCGTCAAGATGCTCGTCTCCAATCAGTTCCACATCACGGCCGCGGTTTCGCTCCCCGTGATTCTCGCCCTGCTCGGCGGGGGCGTGTTCGCCTCGTGGCGCGGCGGAGAAAAGGACAGGTCGTGA
- a CDS encoding 4Fe-4S dicluster domain-containing protein, giving the protein MAHRTVKSGYASFTERLNRFPQGAPPSDKLFAILKMLIDEREAKLLAQIPIKPFTAEKAARIWKMDAASARRVLDDLADRAMLVDIERGGVTRYVLPPPMAGFFEFSLMRVRDDLDQQALSELFYQYLNVEEDFIKNLFVDGETHLGRVFVQEPVLTSEAAVHVLDYERASEVIRTASCIGVGLCYCRHKMQHLGRACDAPLDICMTFNGSAESLTRHGHARRVETAECLDLLDQAYERGLVQFGENVRRRVSFICNCCGCCCEALLAAKRFAHLQPVHTTNFIPAVDAEQCKGCGKCVEACPVDAMSLAPAVGRKNPKQETAVLDEIVCLGCGVCVRACTKGGLSLRSRPQRVITPETAAHRYVAMAVERGKLQHLIWDERTLWSHRALAAVFGAILKLSPVKRVMAGEQVRSRYLNRLLSSKKATAAS; this is encoded by the coding sequence ATGGCCCATCGCACAGTGAAATCCGGGTACGCGTCGTTCACCGAGCGCCTGAACCGCTTCCCCCAGGGCGCGCCGCCCTCGGACAAGCTCTTCGCCATCCTGAAGATGCTGATCGACGAGCGCGAGGCGAAGCTGCTGGCCCAGATCCCCATCAAGCCCTTCACCGCGGAAAAGGCGGCGCGCATCTGGAAGATGGACGCCGCGTCCGCCCGCCGCGTGCTGGACGATCTCGCGGACCGCGCCATGCTCGTGGACATCGAGCGCGGCGGCGTCACCCGCTACGTGCTGCCGCCGCCCATGGCCGGCTTCTTCGAGTTCTCCCTGATGCGCGTGCGCGACGACCTGGACCAGCAGGCGCTAAGCGAGCTCTTCTACCAGTACCTCAACGTCGAGGAGGACTTCATAAAGAACCTGTTCGTCGACGGCGAGACCCACCTGGGCCGCGTCTTCGTGCAGGAGCCCGTCCTGACCAGCGAGGCCGCCGTCCACGTGCTCGACTACGAGCGCGCCAGCGAGGTCATCCGCACGGCGAGCTGCATCGGCGTCGGCCTCTGCTACTGCCGGCACAAGATGCAGCACCTGGGCCGGGCCTGCGACGCGCCCCTGGACATCTGCATGACCTTCAACGGATCGGCCGAATCGCTGACCCGCCACGGCCACGCGCGGCGCGTGGAGACGGCCGAGTGTCTCGACCTGCTGGACCAGGCCTACGAACGCGGCCTGGTGCAGTTCGGCGAGAACGTCCGGCGCCGCGTGAGCTTCATCTGCAACTGCTGCGGCTGCTGCTGCGAGGCCCTGCTCGCCGCCAAGCGCTTCGCGCATCTGCAGCCGGTGCACACGACCAACTTCATCCCCGCGGTGGACGCGGAGCAGTGCAAGGGCTGCGGCAAGTGCGTCGAGGCCTGTCCGGTGGACGCCATGAGCCTGGCGCCGGCGGTCGGCAGGAAGAACCCGAAGCAGGAGACGGCCGTGCTGGACGAGATCGTGTGCCTGGGCTGCGGCGTCTGCGTGCGTGCCTGCACCAAGGGCGGGCTGAGCCTGCGCAGCCGTCCGCAGCGCGTCATCACGCCCGAGACCGCGGCACACCGTTACGTGGCCATGGCCGTGGAGCGCGGCAAGCTGCAGCACCTGATCTGGGACGAGCGCACGCTGTGGAGCCACCGCGCCCTGGCGGCGGTGTTCGGCGCCATCCTGAAGCTGTCGCCGGTCAAGCGGGTGATGGCTGGCGAGCAAGTGCGATCACGCTACCTGAACCGCCTGCTTTCGAGCAAGAAGGCCACGGCGGCGAGCTAG
- a CDS encoding sigma-70 family RNA polymerase sigma factor codes for MKRAGKGKSVGDPVLDRVLDAVVAGDPVAEEKFYAALQTPVRTAVRRFMPLDALEADDIVQETLTVAFRYVREGGGFEGDLVRFAITVARNRCRNVASWRKRRPGVPIESMLEWVESPARSALDLLLADEARRFLQEAVDGLGRLCRILLRGFYLRGYTIERLRALTGFKTVQGVYYRRGACLKELAVAIQDSVAAYAVRDGMSSP; via the coding sequence GTGAAGCGAGCGGGGAAAGGCAAGAGCGTCGGCGATCCCGTCCTGGACCGCGTCCTGGATGCCGTGGTCGCCGGAGATCCGGTGGCGGAGGAGAAGTTCTACGCCGCCCTGCAGACACCCGTGCGGACCGCCGTGCGTCGCTTCATGCCGCTGGACGCTCTCGAAGCCGACGACATCGTGCAGGAGACGCTCACCGTAGCCTTCCGTTATGTCCGCGAGGGGGGCGGCTTCGAGGGGGATCTGGTCCGTTTCGCCATCACGGTGGCCCGCAACCGCTGCCGCAACGTGGCCAGCTGGCGTAAGCGGCGTCCCGGGGTGCCCATCGAATCGATGCTCGAGTGGGTGGAGAGTCCCGCCCGCAGCGCTCTCGATCTTCTGCTCGCCGACGAGGCCCGTCGCTTTCTGCAGGAAGCCGTCGACGGCCTCGGGCGCCTGTGCCGCATCCTGCTGCGGGGATTCTACCTGCGGGGCTATACCATCGAGCGTCTGCGCGCGCTTACGGGCTTCAAGACGGTCCAGGGCGTCTACTATCGGCGCGGCGCCTGTCTGAAAGAACTGGCCGTGGCCATCCAGGACAGTGTGGCCGCCTACGCCGTGCGGGACGGGATGTCTTCGCCCTGA
- a CDS encoding CHAT domain-containing protein, whose protein sequence is MPVAPSHSRSIRGRILLIALCAASLTACVGCGDGGRGEGPAPARDSLLFDLAGVPVSEQLALALASEAREAVSTAPSRREPWTGWAGVLALGDELEVAVQRPASREEAGDRLYALWREQTRNLFWIQTAVRYDYLLRRERDLDAMIASLAADDSTSPAAAFARGNRFYGRGSRGEHFRTAAARATELDGFGQVLLTLKLAMVEADEGDCLEAVDRLLAALPGCRAGGPWLSMRVWYDIAVYLKRADRLDDAMHAAAAGMGACRATGSAYWWGRFLILSATLREARRETDAALALLEESSRFGETHDLPWIFLDGTDRAASLCSDLGDATRALHFDLRTLAHSIAVGDSLNAPRNMMNIADDYRLQGRLDSCLVYQERARRWVDAFDDARNRAKLPLLAAEYHCQVGNYAVADSLLAVARSRSSTASLAVDEADLLLGMIHQGLELGQPDLAYQAIARLGDLRKVLHDEQPDQNLVADYETATAEFLAGQGEYVLAHEALGRAAAAIARGGGESKAWRYHRCAGELALKRGDMKTAETEFTSCLDLARRIGNPGLEAAGRFHLGHYLLLSDRHAEARDLFTAVSNSGRYGGPFRQRLETLVFLGRALAREGRLAEAVAHLRRADALLTPHTPADLVALVRFELGSSLASTDAREEALATLLSAKARLDETTRASIPELKAFSEDLRRDIVSALVDIYLHHTDQPPEQDRIRSSLGLAMALKPFASGSDDPARLLTADGSCAAVYLVGRERSYLWVGGGGDFSVHELPGRGELAELIAPVLADLTTPLRPVDGEAVARLSSLLLGPVMPAWRQDRLLRISSDDLLASLPWGALAIDDAGTPAVTHGPIIEAEQWRDAIDRAGDARERPGAGPVLTVGLDGHGGGSDAPADLHHAEAEAKAVAALWPADRVTLRTGESASWSALLAADLEEASVLHLATHAVVHQGASERASLRLAGSAGSAPLTLRSLAGLDLKADLIYLSCCEGAQTSRPGAGLTGFARAFLAAGARTVIASTVRVDDEASLELARLFYTHWPQGMSKASALRAAKLALREARPEWAHPYYWSFYRIIGEAG, encoded by the coding sequence ATGCCCGTGGCACCCTCCCATTCCCGTTCGATCCGCGGTCGCATCCTCCTGATCGCCCTTTGCGCCGCGTCGTTGACGGCCTGTGTCGGTTGCGGGGATGGCGGTCGCGGCGAGGGGCCGGCGCCGGCCCGGGACTCGCTGCTGTTCGATCTCGCGGGCGTTCCCGTCTCCGAACAGCTTGCGCTCGCCCTGGCAAGCGAGGCCCGGGAAGCCGTCTCGACGGCGCCGTCGCGACGGGAGCCATGGACCGGATGGGCCGGCGTCCTCGCACTCGGCGACGAGCTCGAGGTCGCCGTGCAGCGCCCCGCCAGCCGCGAGGAGGCGGGCGACAGGTTGTACGCCCTGTGGCGGGAGCAGACACGGAACCTGTTCTGGATCCAGACGGCCGTCCGCTACGACTATCTGCTGCGACGCGAGCGGGACCTGGACGCCATGATCGCGAGCCTGGCGGCGGACGACTCTACCTCCCCCGCCGCCGCCTTCGCCCGGGGCAACCGCTTCTACGGACGCGGTTCCCGCGGCGAGCACTTCCGCACGGCCGCCGCGCGCGCGACCGAGCTGGACGGTTTCGGGCAGGTCCTGCTCACGCTCAAGCTGGCCATGGTCGAGGCGGACGAAGGAGACTGCCTGGAGGCCGTGGACCGTTTGCTCGCGGCCCTGCCCGGCTGCCGGGCGGGCGGGCCCTGGCTGAGCATGCGGGTCTGGTACGACATCGCCGTCTATCTGAAGCGGGCGGACCGCCTGGACGACGCCATGCACGCCGCCGCCGCCGGCATGGGCGCCTGCCGGGCCACCGGCAGCGCGTACTGGTGGGGGCGATTCCTCATCCTGTCGGCCACCCTGCGCGAGGCGCGACGCGAGACCGACGCCGCCCTGGCCCTCCTGGAGGAGAGTTCCCGCTTCGGCGAGACGCACGACCTGCCCTGGATCTTCCTGGACGGCACGGACAGGGCCGCTTCCCTGTGCAGCGACCTCGGCGACGCCACGCGGGCCCTGCATTTCGACCTGCGGACCCTGGCCCACAGCATCGCCGTCGGCGACTCCTTGAACGCGCCGCGCAACATGATGAACATCGCCGACGACTATCGGCTGCAGGGCCGGCTGGATTCCTGTCTCGTCTACCAGGAACGCGCCAGACGCTGGGTCGACGCCTTCGACGACGCCCGCAACCGCGCCAAGCTCCCGCTCCTGGCCGCGGAATACCACTGCCAGGTGGGCAACTACGCGGTCGCCGATTCGCTGCTGGCTGTGGCCCGCAGCAGATCGTCGACGGCGAGCCTGGCGGTCGACGAGGCCGACCTGCTGCTGGGCATGATCCACCAGGGACTGGAGCTGGGACAACCCGACCTCGCCTACCAGGCCATCGCCCGCCTGGGCGACCTGCGCAAGGTGCTGCACGACGAGCAACCCGACCAGAACCTCGTGGCCGACTACGAGACGGCCACCGCCGAATTCCTGGCCGGGCAAGGCGAGTACGTCCTGGCCCACGAAGCGCTGGGACGCGCCGCTGCCGCCATCGCCCGCGGCGGCGGCGAGAGCAAGGCCTGGCGCTATCATCGCTGCGCGGGCGAGCTGGCCCTGAAGCGCGGCGACATGAAGACCGCCGAGACGGAGTTCACCAGCTGTCTGGACCTCGCCAGGCGCATCGGCAACCCCGGCCTGGAGGCCGCCGGCCGCTTCCACCTGGGACATTATCTCCTGCTGAGCGACCGCCATGCCGAGGCCCGCGACCTGTTCACGGCCGTCTCGAACAGCGGGCGGTACGGCGGCCCCTTCCGCCAACGCCTGGAGACACTCGTTTTCCTCGGCCGGGCGCTGGCCCGGGAAGGACGGCTCGCCGAGGCCGTGGCGCATCTCCGGCGGGCCGACGCGCTGCTGACGCCCCACACTCCCGCCGACCTGGTCGCCCTGGTCCGTTTCGAGCTGGGCAGCTCCCTGGCGTCCACGGACGCGCGGGAGGAGGCGCTGGCCACCCTGCTGTCGGCGAAGGCTCGCCTCGACGAGACCACCCGCGCGTCCATCCCCGAGCTCAAGGCCTTCTCCGAGGACCTGCGCCGGGATATCGTCTCGGCCCTCGTGGACATCTATCTTCATCACACCGACCAGCCCCCGGAACAGGACCGGATCCGCTCGTCCCTGGGCCTGGCCATGGCGTTGAAACCGTTCGCATCCGGGTCCGACGATCCCGCGCGGCTCCTGACCGCCGACGGCTCGTGCGCAGCCGTCTATCTGGTCGGCCGGGAACGCTCCTACCTGTGGGTCGGCGGCGGCGGCGACTTCTCGGTCCACGAGCTTCCGGGACGAGGCGAACTGGCGGAGCTGATCGCGCCGGTGCTGGCCGATCTCACCACACCCCTGCGGCCCGTGGACGGGGAGGCGGTCGCACGCCTGTCGTCGCTGCTGCTGGGGCCCGTCATGCCGGCCTGGCGACAGGACCGGTTGCTGCGCATCTCTTCCGACGATCTGCTCGCGTCGCTTCCCTGGGGCGCGTTGGCGATCGACGACGCGGGCACCCCGGCGGTGACCCACGGCCCCATCATCGAGGCGGAGCAGTGGCGCGACGCGATCGACCGGGCGGGCGACGCGCGGGAGCGACCGGGTGCGGGGCCTGTGCTGACCGTGGGCCTCGACGGCCACGGCGGCGGGAGCGACGCGCCGGCGGACCTGCATCACGCCGAGGCGGAAGCGAAGGCCGTGGCCGCCCTCTGGCCCGCCGACCGCGTCACTCTGCGCACCGGAGAGTCGGCCTCCTGGTCCGCACTCCTGGCGGCGGACCTCGAAGAGGCGAGCGTCCTGCACCTGGCCACCCACGCCGTGGTCCATCAGGGCGCTAGCGAACGGGCCTCGTTGCGTCTCGCGGGGAGCGCGGGGAGCGCGCCCTTGACCCTCCGCTCCCTCGCCGGCCTCGACCTGAAGGCGGACCTGATCTACCTGTCCTGCTGCGAGGGGGCGCAGACGAGCCGGCCGGGCGCCGGCCTGACCGGTTTCGCGCGGGCCTTCCTGGCGGCCGGCGCGCGGACCGTCATCGCGTCCACGGTCCGCGTGGATGACGAGGCGTCCCTCGAGCTGGCCCGTCTCTTCTACACCCACTGGCCGCAGGGCATGAGCAAGGCCTCGGCCCTGCGCGCCGCGAAGCTGGCGCTGCGCGAGGCCAGGCCGGAGTGGGCACACCCCTATTACTGGTCGTTCTACAGGATCATCGGCGAGGCCGGCTGA